A single region of the Terriglobales bacterium genome encodes:
- a CDS encoding DNA methyltransferase yields MAENYLDKFKRLLAELFMFDQADLDFGIYRIMNAKRDEITRFLDNDLLPQVRSAIGELEQADRAALQTDLAKAIEQAKGVGVDPESAPRVRELRQAIAKTADIEALEAEVFSDLYNFFRRYYDDGDFLSLRRYKEGVYAIPYQGEELKFHWANYDQYYIKTAEYFRDYTFTVGNGRRVHFRLADADSEQDNNRTPNGRERRFILREADPVGEENGELVIRFEYRPDGGKRKQTDLNAQATRRIFEAEAARNWLADIAAKAPTDKNPDRTVLEKRLADYTARNTFDYFIHKDLAGFLRRELDFYIKNEIVHLDDIESDVAPRVEQYLAKVKAIRQISHKVIDFLAQIENFEKKVWLKKKFVVETNYCITLDRIPEDLYPEIAASVPQRDEWVALFAIDEIKGDLIVPAYSVPLTVEFLKAHNTLAVDTRFFDSQFKDRLLASIQELDEHIDGVLVHSDNFQALRLMEARYRQQVKCIYIDPPYNTDSSSIPYKNDYRHSSWATMMRDRLAELRSTMTPDAAIFVSIDKTERTVLEHALDEIFGHGNRVEELIWAMNTTNSQAPNYSTNHEYVEVYARDRRIAEQDPTMFREPKPGFEEVMELVARLNPQYPAIKEIEGEIQNLYERHRIEYREAVEAQGLEWEDEKGNDPWRGLFNYSKAEYRDASGAFASEGEAKERTAKIWVFQEGDASMPATKQAETTRDPNHPNWRFYKPPHPETGRPCPHPKSGWKFAYDDDADSPEKRSFVSLDRDHRIAWGKDENKVPRIKRMLHEVETNIGKSVFQDYSDGEKQTSAMFGRSGIFLAPKHADFVSRFILHSAKPNSTILDCFGGTGSTGHAVVKLNRGDRGHRKYVLVEVGSYFDTILKPRVLKAAYSSDWKAGKPVDRKGVSHCVKVIRLESYEDALNNVELQRTQTQADLLGRAAGLREDYVLRYMLDVESSGSSSLLNTVRFDDPLNYTLSIGNGSVGETRKRTVDLIETFNWLLGLRVKHIDTIRGFRVVEGTMARGERALVIWRNTGEKANSDLDDFFLKQGYNTRDMEFDVIYVNGDNNLENLKRPDDTWKVRLIEEDFKKLMFDVQDV; encoded by the coding sequence CCGCAGGTTCGGTCGGCAATCGGCGAATTAGAGCAGGCCGACCGTGCTGCTCTTCAGACGGACCTTGCAAAGGCAATTGAACAGGCCAAGGGCGTGGGGGTTGATCCGGAGAGCGCGCCCCGCGTAAGGGAGCTTCGTCAGGCGATCGCCAAAACGGCCGATATCGAGGCACTGGAAGCTGAGGTGTTTTCGGACCTTTACAACTTCTTCCGCCGGTACTACGACGACGGTGATTTTCTCTCCTTGCGGCGCTACAAAGAGGGCGTGTACGCGATCCCGTACCAAGGCGAGGAGCTTAAGTTTCATTGGGCGAACTACGACCAGTACTACATCAAGACCGCTGAGTATTTCCGCGATTACACCTTCACCGTAGGAAATGGCCGACGTGTACATTTTCGGCTCGCCGACGCGGACAGCGAGCAAGACAACAACCGGACACCGAACGGACGCGAGCGGCGCTTCATTCTGCGCGAGGCCGATCCGGTAGGCGAAGAAAATGGCGAGCTGGTGATTCGCTTTGAATATCGCCCCGATGGCGGGAAGCGCAAACAGACTGACCTGAATGCGCAAGCAACTCGGAGGATTTTCGAGGCGGAGGCTGCCCGCAATTGGCTCGCCGACATCGCCGCAAAAGCGCCTACTGACAAGAATCCAGATCGAACTGTCCTCGAAAAACGTTTGGCGGATTACACGGCGCGGAACACATTCGACTATTTCATCCACAAGGACTTGGCCGGATTCTTGCGGCGCGAGCTTGATTTCTACATAAAGAACGAGATCGTGCACCTTGACGACATCGAATCCGATGTTGCCCCACGCGTCGAGCAGTACTTGGCGAAGGTGAAGGCGATCCGACAGATCTCGCACAAGGTTATCGACTTCTTGGCCCAGATTGAGAACTTCGAGAAGAAGGTCTGGCTCAAAAAGAAGTTTGTCGTCGAGACGAACTACTGCATCACGCTGGATCGCATCCCCGAGGATCTGTACCCCGAAATTGCTGCCAGTGTGCCACAACGCGACGAGTGGGTCGCGTTGTTCGCCATCGACGAGATCAAAGGCGATTTGATTGTACCCGCTTACTCCGTGCCCCTGACGGTAGAGTTCCTCAAGGCGCACAATACGCTGGCAGTGGATACGCGTTTCTTTGATTCACAATTCAAAGACCGCCTGCTGGCGAGCATTCAGGAGTTGGATGAGCACATCGATGGCGTCTTAGTTCACAGCGACAATTTCCAGGCATTGCGTCTCATGGAGGCGCGTTATAGGCAGCAGGTAAAGTGCATCTATATTGATCCGCCCTACAACACAGACAGCAGCTCAATACCCTACAAGAATGATTATCGCCACTCGTCTTGGGCAACCATGATGAGAGATCGTCTCGCAGAGCTCCGAAGTACGATGACGCCGGATGCTGCGATCTTCGTCAGCATAGATAAGACAGAACGAACCGTACTTGAGCACGCGCTCGATGAGATCTTTGGGCACGGGAATCGTGTGGAAGAGTTAATTTGGGCCATGAATACGACAAACAGCCAGGCGCCAAATTACTCGACCAATCATGAGTACGTCGAGGTCTATGCGCGAGATCGCAGGATCGCCGAACAGGACCCGACCATGTTCCGTGAGCCTAAGCCAGGGTTTGAAGAGGTCATGGAGCTAGTGGCACGGCTGAATCCCCAATACCCGGCGATTAAGGAGATCGAAGGGGAAATCCAGAATCTTTACGAACGCCATCGGATCGAGTACCGCGAAGCTGTCGAAGCGCAGGGGCTTGAATGGGAGGATGAGAAGGGCAACGATCCATGGAGGGGCCTCTTCAACTACAGCAAAGCTGAGTATCGCGACGCGTCAGGTGCGTTTGCGTCCGAGGGCGAAGCAAAGGAGAGGACGGCGAAGATTTGGGTTTTCCAAGAGGGTGACGCTTCGATGCCGGCAACGAAACAGGCTGAGACCACCCGCGATCCGAACCACCCAAACTGGCGGTTTTATAAACCTCCGCACCCCGAGACAGGGAGGCCATGCCCACACCCCAAGAGTGGATGGAAGTTCGCATATGACGATGATGCTGATTCACCTGAGAAGCGGAGCTTTGTATCGCTCGATCGCGATCACCGAATTGCATGGGGCAAGGATGAGAATAAGGTACCTCGCATCAAGCGGATGCTCCACGAGGTTGAAACGAACATCGGAAAGAGCGTCTTCCAGGACTATTCGGACGGCGAGAAGCAGACGTCTGCCATGTTTGGTCGATCCGGTATTTTCCTCGCGCCGAAGCACGCGGATTTTGTATCGAGGTTCATCCTGCACTCGGCCAAGCCAAATAGCACGATTTTGGATTGCTTTGGTGGAACTGGCAGCACCGGTCATGCTGTAGTCAAACTAAATCGGGGTGATCGTGGCCACAGGAAATATGTTCTCGTTGAGGTGGGAAGCTATTTCGACACGATATTGAAACCACGTGTGCTCAAAGCCGCATATTCGAGCGATTGGAAAGCAGGTAAGCCGGTCGATCGTAAGGGTGTCAGCCATTGCGTGAAAGTGATTCGGCTCGAATCGTACGAAGATGCGTTGAACAACGTAGAGCTGCAACGCACGCAGACGCAAGCAGACTTGCTCGGACGCGCTGCTGGGCTGCGAGAAGACTACGTCTTGCGTTACATGCTCGATGTCGAGAGCAGCGGGAGCTCGTCACTCTTGAATACCGTTAGATTCGATGACCCCCTCAATTACACGCTCAGCATTGGCAACGGCAGTGTGGGCGAAACGCGCAAGAGGACTGTTGATCTCATCGAGACGTTCAATTGGCTCCTAGGACTTCGGGTAAAGCACATCGACACGATTCGTGGTTTTCGTGTCGTCGAGGGCACGATGGCAAGAGGTGAAAGAGCCTTGGTGATCTGGCGCAATACAGGTGAAAAGGCCAACAGCGATTTGGACGACTTCTTCCTCAAGCAGGGCTACAACACGCGCGACATGGAATTCGACGTGATTTACGTCAATGGCGACAACAATCTTGAGAATCTGAAACGGCCGGACGATACATGGAAGGTGCGCCTGATTGAAGAAGACTTCAAGAAGCTGATGTTCGACGTGCAGGACGTGTAG
- a CDS encoding DEAD/DEAH box helicase family protein, with protein sequence MPTATTARPRARRAAPPRVPFDKRLVLQQWVLHLFEADSLAKLAEPLKDPSLEAFDEENTSRYHHVLKTRLFERKELSADVLQGYDHNIVRHWRRITTDRNRGGTALFPKYFQYLALLFSEIYLDRYFRDVGALLTSLNTFVADFNTGLPETDQISAFEGGDLNKLAFWQATGSGKTLQMHVNVLQYRHYLALHSRERELNRIILLTPNEGLSKQHLDEFELSGVEAELFSNEGRGLFAGRSVEIIDVHKLKEEMGSKTVAVDAFESNNLVLVDEGHRGASAGEEGAWMKFRNALSEDGFSFEYSATFGQAVKRREALVQEYAKCILFDYSYKYFYRDGYGKDYHILNLEETWNEDHYQLYLTACLLVFYQQLCLFREKQGEFRQYLLERPLWVFVGSSVNAVRTERGRQVSDVLDILLFLAEFVGERTQSIRRIDRLLRDRGALTNSKGHEIFANAFAYLVSKGTLPGQVFQDILGTLFNAPAQAALHVERLKGTEGEIALRLGDNEPFGVINVGDAATLSGLCEEHEELVVTEHDFSESLFQALASPDSKVNVLIGSKKFSEGWNSWRVSTMGLMNVGRTEGSEIIQLFGRGVRLKGYNYSLKRSQKVEEERGVRAPRFIRSLETLNIFGIRADYMRQFKEYLEEEGLPDQQEREEFILPVVRFKGLEQLQLRIIRLKEDIDFKKTGPKPTLEPVGHDKISVILDWYPKIQSARSKGIRAAVDPAEKYEAKLRKDHLAFLDWEAVYFELEQYKNERVWHNLNLPREAVRQLLETPDWYKLLIPPEELEFTDFKRVRLWQEIAIALLKKYCDGYYKYRRNEYELPHLEYRELKADDPNFFDEYRFLIAKSEETVIETLKQIKEEIGQGKLRDVEVGNLRCMTFNRHLYEPLVHIRGDLIDVRPVALNEGERDFVLDLKRFHTENGGYFTGRELYLLRNQSRGRGIGFFEAGNFYPDFILWLLIPGRQCVSFVDPHGLRNAEGPSDPKIRFYQTIKALEQRLGDPNVVLNSFVISVTPYKQVRWWDSGMTEDEFEVHHIFFRDRENLRHINEIFKRIAAG encoded by the coding sequence ATGCCAACAGCCACGACAGCCCGCCCACGAGCTCGACGCGCCGCTCCTCCGCGTGTTCCGTTCGACAAGCGTCTTGTATTGCAACAATGGGTGCTGCATCTTTTCGAGGCTGACAGCCTCGCGAAGCTTGCTGAACCCCTCAAAGACCCAAGTCTCGAAGCATTCGACGAAGAGAACACCTCGCGCTACCACCACGTCCTTAAGACCCGGCTTTTCGAGCGGAAAGAGTTGTCAGCCGACGTTCTCCAGGGATATGACCACAACATCGTGCGGCACTGGCGCCGCATTACGACTGACCGGAACCGCGGTGGGACTGCCCTGTTTCCCAAGTACTTCCAATATCTGGCCCTGCTGTTTTCTGAGATCTATCTGGACCGCTATTTTCGTGATGTGGGTGCGCTGCTGACCAGCCTGAACACGTTTGTTGCGGATTTCAATACGGGGCTGCCGGAGACAGACCAAATCAGCGCCTTCGAAGGAGGTGACCTGAACAAACTAGCGTTTTGGCAGGCGACAGGCTCAGGCAAGACTCTCCAGATGCACGTCAACGTTTTGCAGTACCGCCATTATCTAGCGCTACATAGTCGTGAGCGTGAGCTTAACAGAATCATCCTGCTAACCCCGAATGAGGGTCTTTCCAAACAGCATCTGGACGAATTTGAGCTTTCCGGAGTCGAGGCGGAGTTATTTTCAAACGAAGGCCGCGGCCTTTTTGCAGGCAGATCGGTAGAGATCATCGACGTTCACAAGCTGAAAGAAGAAATGGGGAGCAAGACAGTTGCTGTTGACGCATTCGAGAGCAACAACCTTGTTCTTGTCGACGAAGGTCATCGCGGCGCATCAGCCGGCGAAGAGGGCGCTTGGATGAAGTTCCGGAATGCGCTGTCCGAGGACGGCTTTTCGTTCGAATACTCGGCCACTTTCGGCCAAGCCGTCAAGCGGCGCGAGGCGTTGGTCCAGGAATACGCGAAGTGCATCCTGTTCGATTATTCGTACAAGTATTTTTACCGCGATGGCTACGGCAAGGATTATCACATCCTCAATCTAGAAGAGACCTGGAACGAGGACCATTATCAGCTCTATCTAACTGCCTGCCTGCTCGTCTTTTATCAGCAACTTTGCCTCTTTCGGGAGAAGCAGGGCGAATTCCGCCAATACCTGCTTGAGCGCCCGTTGTGGGTCTTCGTCGGCAGCAGCGTGAACGCCGTTAGAACCGAGCGCGGCAGACAGGTCTCGGACGTGCTCGACATCTTGCTCTTCTTGGCGGAGTTCGTGGGCGAACGCACGCAGTCCATTCGCCGCATTGACCGCTTGCTGCGGGATCGCGGAGCATTGACTAACTCGAAGGGGCACGAGATCTTCGCCAATGCATTTGCATATCTCGTCAGCAAGGGGACTTTGCCGGGACAGGTGTTCCAGGACATTCTCGGCACCCTTTTCAATGCTCCTGCTCAAGCTGCGCTGCACGTCGAGCGACTGAAGGGGACCGAAGGCGAGATTGCGTTGCGGCTGGGTGACAACGAGCCTTTCGGCGTAATCAATGTTGGTGATGCTGCAACCCTGTCCGGCCTCTGCGAGGAACACGAGGAGCTAGTCGTCACGGAGCATGATTTCTCTGAATCGCTGTTCCAGGCGTTGGCCTCGCCAGATAGCAAGGTTAACGTACTGATCGGATCGAAGAAATTCAGCGAGGGATGGAACAGTTGGCGTGTGAGTACGATGGGCCTGATGAACGTTGGCCGGACTGAGGGCTCCGAGATCATTCAGCTATTCGGGCGGGGCGTTCGCCTGAAGGGCTATAACTACTCACTCAAACGAAGCCAAAAGGTCGAGGAGGAGCGGGGCGTTCGGGCACCTCGATTCATCCGATCATTGGAAACTTTGAACATCTTCGGCATCCGCGCTGATTACATGCGGCAGTTCAAGGAGTATCTGGAAGAAGAAGGGCTGCCGGACCAACAAGAACGCGAGGAATTCATTCTCCCTGTCGTCAGGTTCAAAGGCCTGGAGCAGTTGCAGCTAAGGATCATTCGGCTCAAGGAAGACATCGATTTTAAGAAAACAGGTCCCAAGCCAACACTCGAGCCGGTCGGTCATGACAAGATTTCCGTCATTCTGGACTGGTACCCCAAGATTCAATCCGCACGGAGCAAGGGTATTCGAGCCGCTGTCGATCCCGCCGAGAAGTACGAAGCAAAGTTAAGGAAGGACCATCTGGCTTTTCTTGATTGGGAAGCCGTTTACTTCGAACTGGAGCAGTACAAGAACGAAAGGGTCTGGCACAACTTGAATCTGCCACGCGAGGCCGTGCGTCAACTGCTGGAGACGCCGGACTGGTACAAGTTGCTGATCCCTCCGGAGGAACTGGAATTTACCGATTTCAAACGTGTGCGCCTGTGGCAAGAAATCGCCATTGCCTTGCTGAAGAAGTACTGCGACGGCTATTACAAATATCGCCGGAACGAATACGAGCTGCCTCATCTCGAATACCGAGAGCTAAAGGCGGACGACCCGAATTTCTTCGACGAATACCGCTTCTTGATCGCCAAATCGGAAGAGACTGTGATTGAGACCCTTAAGCAGATCAAGGAAGAGATCGGCCAGGGGAAGCTGCGAGATGTTGAGGTCGGAAACCTGCGCTGCATGACTTTCAACCGCCATCTATACGAGCCTCTCGTTCATATCCGTGGCGATTTGATCGATGTACGTCCCGTTGCGCTGAACGAAGGGGAACGCGATTTCGTGCTCGACTTGAAGCGGTTCCACACTGAAAACGGCGGATACTTCACTGGGAGAGAGCTGTATCTGCTGAGGAACCAGAGCCGTGGGCGGGGCATCGGATTTTTTGAAGCTGGCAATTTTTACCCTGATTTCATCCTCTGGCTGCTTATCCCGGGGCGGCAGTGTGTGAGTTTTGTTGATCCTCACGGCCTGCGTAATGCGGAAGGACCGAGTGACCCGAAGATACGCTTCTACCAGACGATCAAAGCCCTGGAACAGCGCCTTGGAGATCCGAATGTTGTCCTCAACTCGTTTGTGATATCGGTTACCCCATATAAGCAGGTGCGTTGGTGGGACTCCGGCATGACGGAGGACGAATTCGAAGTGCATCACATATTCTTCCGTGACCGTGAAAACCTGCGGCATATCAACGAGATCTTCAAAAGGATCGCGGCTGGATGA
- a CDS encoding DUF2779 domain-containing protein, with the protein MTVTLSKTRFLAGCQCLKRLYLQLHQPELAAEGDDAEYAILEQGREVGLLARRLFPDGIEVEGSSGLDRAIRTTRELVANPEVPAIFEGAFLYQDVVVKTDILLRRKENVWRLIEVKSTTDFKEHHAQDLGIQSYVVSHSGVNLGSTWLAHINRGYVLAGDTVDPRQFFLFHNLTRRVQELQSAIEADLRSQFHVIALPAPPDVAPGPHCLEPFVCEFFSHCNPAKPADYIGYLPRLSVSALQQLQEMGVDSIHGIPADFDLTEFQRRVCTAMQTAQPWFGEELKKEFSSLRYPLYFMDFETVNPAIPRFVGMRPYDHVPFQWSVHVQREPGATPEHFEFLAMDTTDPRKDFISSLCVALGDAGSIIVYNQQFESQRLWELANWLPQYAEQIRGIQRRLWDLLPVVRSHVYHPAFSGSFSLKAVLPALVPQMSYSGMDVANGQAAGLAWESMIVGNCSEPERESKRKALLAYCGQDTLALVRLLKALHDRCIA; encoded by the coding sequence ATGACTGTCACACTATCAAAGACCCGCTTTCTCGCAGGCTGCCAGTGCCTCAAGCGACTTTATCTTCAACTGCACCAACCGGAGCTGGCAGCCGAGGGGGATGATGCAGAGTACGCAATACTGGAGCAGGGGCGCGAAGTCGGCCTACTCGCCCGCCGATTGTTTCCCGATGGTATAGAAGTGGAAGGTTCCAGTGGCCTGGACCGGGCAATCCGCACCACAAGAGAGCTAGTCGCAAATCCCGAGGTTCCTGCAATTTTTGAGGGTGCTTTCCTGTATCAAGATGTCGTCGTTAAGACGGACATCCTCCTTCGACGTAAGGAAAACGTTTGGCGCCTCATCGAAGTGAAGTCCACAACAGACTTTAAAGAACATCACGCACAGGATTTGGGAATCCAAAGTTACGTGGTCTCTCACTCGGGAGTGAATCTCGGTTCGACGTGGCTCGCGCACATAAACCGCGGCTACGTTCTGGCGGGAGACACCGTTGATCCGCGCCAGTTCTTCCTCTTCCACAACCTCACCCGCAGAGTTCAGGAACTTCAATCCGCGATTGAGGCTGACCTGCGCTCGCAATTTCATGTCATCGCCTTGCCCGCCCCTCCGGATGTCGCGCCTGGACCGCATTGTCTCGAACCATTCGTCTGCGAATTTTTCAGTCATTGCAATCCTGCGAAACCGGCTGATTACATCGGCTACCTACCGCGTTTGAGTGTCAGTGCCCTTCAACAGCTTCAAGAAATGGGTGTTGATTCTATTCACGGCATACCGGCTGATTTCGATTTAACGGAATTTCAACGACGCGTCTGCACTGCTATGCAGACGGCCCAGCCGTGGTTTGGGGAGGAGCTAAAGAAGGAGTTCTCATCTCTTCGCTATCCGCTCTACTTCATGGATTTCGAAACGGTAAATCCAGCAATTCCGCGTTTTGTCGGGATGCGCCCCTACGATCATGTTCCGTTTCAATGGTCCGTGCATGTGCAGAGAGAGCCAGGAGCGACACCGGAGCATTTTGAATTCTTGGCGATGGACACCACAGATCCTCGTAAGGACTTTATCTCTTCTCTGTGCGTCGCTTTAGGCGACGCTGGCAGCATCATTGTCTATAACCAGCAGTTTGAATCTCAGCGGCTCTGGGAGCTTGCGAACTGGCTTCCACAATACGCCGAGCAAATTCGCGGTATTCAGCGCCGCTTATGGGATCTGCTCCCAGTTGTGCGCAGTCATGTTTACCACCCAGCATTTAGTGGATCGTTTTCTCTAAAAGCAGTGCTTCCCGCTCTTGTGCCTCAAATGAGCTACAGCGGAATGGATGTGGCAAATGGGCAGGCTGCTGGACTGGCTTGGGAATCCATGATCGTGGGAAACTGCAGTGAGCCTGAACGCGAAAGCAAACGAAAGGCACTGCTCGCCTACTGCGGACAGGACACATTGGCCCTCGTTCGACTTCTCAAAGCCCTCCATGATCGCTGTATTGCCTAA